The following are encoded together in the Panicum virgatum strain AP13 chromosome 6K, P.virgatum_v5, whole genome shotgun sequence genome:
- the LOC120713394 gene encoding uncharacterized protein LOC120713394 gives MATIVNQMGNAGNHGPRAEHQVNRFGDFFRTNPPIFRGSKVPLDVDFWLNVIEEKLCVIECEPYEKVLFAAHQLHDAPRAWWRNFKASHPTNHHFTWEEFRTAFRSFHIPKGIMDIKKKEFLNLTQGNRDVMAYVNIFNTLPICT, from the coding sequence ATGGCGACCATAGTCAATCAAATGGGCAATGCCGGCAATCATGGCCCAAGAGCTGAGCATCAAGTGAACAGGTTTGGGGATTTCTTCCGCACCAACCCGCCCATCTTTCGTGGCTCCAAGGTTCCTCTTGATGtggatttctggctcaatgtgATTGAAGAAAAGCTGTGTGTTATTGAGTGTGAGCCATATGAGAAGGTTTTatttgctgctcatcaactgcATGATGCCCCTAGGGCTTGGTGGAGGAACTTTAAGGCATCTCACCCTACCAACCACCacttcacatgggaggagttccgcacagcttttcgctccttccatatcCCCAAGGGCATAATGGATATCAAGAAGAAAGAATTTCTGAATCTTACCCAAGGAAATCGTGATGTGATGGCATATGTGAATATCTTCAACActctcccaatatgcacctga